A stretch of DNA from Desulfosarcina ovata subsp. ovata:
TAATGATCACCCGGGGGTTGTCCGGAAAGGATTTGAAAAGCCCCAGGGGATGCCCCGACTGCATGACCAGGGTCTGGCTCTCGGTGAGGTTTTCGAGATATTTTTTGATGAGAAGGTACTGCATCCAGTTCTGGCATACCGCGCCGGTCTCCCCGTAGGTCACCAGTTCATAGGGATAGAGGGCCACATCAAAGTCCAGGTTGTTGTCGATCATGGCCTGGATGGCCTTACCGGCCAGGCACTTTCCCTTGTACTCGTCAATCGGTTTGGCCTTGATGGCCCCCTCCGGGCGAAACCGGTAGCCGTAAATGCGTCCCCGGGTTTTCAACTCCTCAAGAAATTCGGGGGCCAGGGTCTCGTGTAGAGAGGCGGGGATATACCGCAAGGCGTTTTTCAGGGCCACCGCGGTCTGGGAGGACGTGAGACAATACCCCCGCGATGGCGCGCGCCTGATCCCGGGTTTAAACACTTTTTTTGGGGGCAGTTCGTCAGGCAGACAAATGCTCATCGATTCTTGTTGATTTGAATTCATATCTATCCCTCTAATTTTTTTCCAAAATCGCCAACACCTCGGCGCATTTTTCCCTGGACCGGGTTTCGATGGCCTTTGCTTCGGCCATGGTTTTTTCCTTGAATACCTCGTCCTCGATGCCCGCGATATTGATCAACACGTTTTGAAAGGCGCCCCAGATGCCGGTTTCAAGGGCCCTTGCCCCGACCTGCACATCGGACTTGGAGGCGGGATTGCCGTATTTCGCTGTCTCGCACAGGGCATTCCAGGCCTTCTCCCCCAGGCGCATGGTGTTCAGGGGCACCTGGACCGCCGTTTTCAGGCCGGCCTGCATCTTGGCCTTGCGGGCCGTTTTTTCCTTTTCCGTGGACTTGGGCATCCGCAAGCCATCCATGTACTCGTTGAAGGCATGGGTGTCCTTGTCGATCATGGGAATCAGGGACTGGGTCAGATCGTGAAGAACCGGAATGGCGGCCTGCATGTGGGCTTCGCGATCCTCGAATTTCCTGACCCCCTGGGTGAGCTTGGCCACCATGGCACCAAGCCCTGCGCCCATGGCCGCCATGAGGGCCGATGCCGACCCGCCGCCGGGCGCGGAAGTGCGTGCCGCCACCTCCTGGATGAATTCCCGCACGCTCAGGCTGGCCAGAGGCTCGTCAGGCGCCTCGGCCACGATGTATTCGATGATCTTCTCCTTGGGATTGAACGGGGCAACCGAGTTAAGCCCCAAACGCTCCACGGCCAGCCGAATCTTCTGCTCCTCCTGGTAGATGAACAGCCCTTCCTTTTCGATGTAGTAATCCGCGGCCATGAGCAGGGACGCCAGGGGCACCACGCCCACAACTTCGGAACCGGCCACGGCAATGTTGAGTTCCCGGGCTTTTTCTTTAACCTCCTCGAAAAGCACATGGAGGGGGGTGACCTTGTAGTTGTTGAGATTCACCGTGACCTGGGCCAGATTGTATTCGTCCATGTACCATCCCATGCCTTTGACATCCTTGAGCTTGCCGGGCTGGCGGGGTCCCCTGCCCGCCTCCCGAAGATCCAGGGCGATGCGGTGGGCCTGGTTGGAAGTGGCCAGAAGGTTGACGTTGTAGGCAATGAGAAACATCCTGGCGCCGGTGGCGGTCGCGCCCCAGGCGGGAACGAATTCCGCAGGTCCGAAGTCCGGTGCCCATTTGGGATCCTTGAGCTTCTCATCTAGCCCCTCGTATTCTCCCCTTCTCACGTCGGGCAGTTTTTTGCGGTAATCGCGGTCCGAGGCCTCTTCGTACAGGAAGAATGGCACCTTAAGTTCATCCGCCGCTCTTTTGGCAAAGGCCTTGGCAATCTCGGCGCACTCCTGCATGGTAACGCCCGCCACGGGAACGAACGGGCAGACATCCATGGCGCCGAACCTTGGGTGTTCTCCCTTGTGATGGCGCATATCGATCATCTCCCTGGCCACCCTGGCCCCGGCTAACGCCCCTTCCACAATGGCCGTTTCATCCCCGACAAAGGTGTAAACAGTCCGATTGGTGGATTTGCCGGGATCCACGTCCACAAGGGTCACCCCTTGGGTGTTCCGGATGGCCTCGGCAATGGCGCCTATCACTTTCTCGTCCCGTCCCTCGCTGAAATTGGGAACGCATTCGATTATTTTCTTCATATCTCTTTTCCTTAAAACTCTACATGAACTGGGTGCCGTTAAGGATCGGGGCCAACCCCTCGCAGGATTCCAGAATCAGGGGTGCGAGCCTCTTTGTTTTGCCCATGGTTTTTTTCCTTTACTGCCGTTGAAAGCGTCCCTTGAGCGTATAACGGTCTCCCGGAGAAATAATATGGCTGAAGGTGGCCACCTGATCCAGTGCCCAGGTTCTACGGGTCAACCGCAGACAGGGCGTGCCGGGATCGATGGCCAAAAACGAGGCCACGGTCCGGTCCGGAAGAATGGCCTCGATCTCGTGCTCCGCCTCCTGCAGCGGGGCCACTTCCAGCAGATAATCGCTGGGGGTGGTCACGGAATAATCTTGTTCAAGAAATTCGGGCGCCACGGCCGGGTTGACCCATCGTTCGGAATATTGCACCGGCACCTTTCTGTCCCGATGCACCATCACGGTGTGGAACACTTCCGATCCCAAAGGCAATTCCAGCTTCAAACTGACATCGGAAGGGGAAACCTCGGCTTTCATGCAAATGACATCCGAAATGTGCTCCCCGCCCCAGGCCCGGATTTCCTCTGCGATGCTCTTGATCTCAAGCAGGGCCGCTTCAGGCTTGGGCCGGGCCACGAAGGTGCCCACACCCTGAATCCGAACGATTCGTTTTTCCTCGGTCAGCTCCTTCAGCGCACGGTTGGCCGTCATTCGCGAGGAGCTAAAAGACTTGGCCAGTTGGGTTTCGGACGGAACCCTGTCATCGGGCTTCAGGGTTCCGGAGTCAATGTCGCGGATGATGCTCTGTTTTATTTTCTGATAGAGGGCATAGGGCGCGCCACCGTTTTCCATCGTGTTTCCTTAATTAGAATACAGGCAATGATTGATCTTGACTTCACCTCTATACTTGTATATACAAGTAGGGGTAGAATTGTCAACAACATAATACCAACACACCATGCAGCCGAATTTTAGGAGAAGAAAATGCCCGACCGCTTCCCCTCCCTTTGTGACCTGCTCTTTACCCATGCCAACCTGGCCACCATGGCCGCGGGCAAGTACCATATTAAGAAAGATGCGGCCCTGGCCGTATCGGGAAAAACCATTGCCTGGATCGGCGCCATGGCGAACCTACCCGAAGAGGCGGCCAGCCTGGCCAAGACGGTCATCGACTGCGAAGGGAAATGGCTACTGCCCGGATTCGTGGACTGCCACACCCACATGGTTTGGGGCGGTTCCCGTTCCAATGAGTTCGAGATGCGCCTCAAGGGCGCCTCCTATGGGGAGATCGCGGCCCAGGGCGGTGGGATCGCCTCAACGGTCAGCGCCACCCGCGCGGCATCGGCCGAAGCGCTCCTGGCCATCGGCCTCAAACGAGCGCATCATTTTCTGACCCAGGGCATCACCTGTTTTGAAGTAAAATCCGGCTACGGCCTGGACATGGATTCAGAGCTGAAAATGCTTTCCGTGGTTAGAGAAATGGATCGAACCTGTCCTCAGGATATCCATGCTACTTTTTTGGGCGCCCATGCCCTGCCCCCGGAATACAAAGGCCGCCAAGGCGCCTACACGGATCTGGTGGTTGAAGAGATGCTACCGGCGGTGAAGGCCCAGGGCGTCGCCTCGGCCGTAGACGTTTTCTGCGAGAAAATCGCCTTTTCCAGAGAAGAGACCCGCAGGATATTCAAGACCGCCACCGATATGGGATTTGGTCTCAAACTGCACGCCGAACAGCTCTCCGACTGTGACGGTGCGGCGCTTGCTGCGGACTTCAAGGCCCTATCCTGCGATCACCTGGAATATCTCTCCCCTACTGGTGCCAAGGCCATGGCGGAAAACGGCGTAATCCCCGTACTTCTTCCCGGCGCCTTTCATTATCTCAAAGAGATCAAGATCCCGCCCATGGAGCTGTTCCGGTCCCTTGACATGCCCATGGCCCTGGCCACGGACCTCAATCCCGGCACCAGCCCGGTGTTCAACATGACCCTGGTTCTCAACCTCGCCTGTATTCTCTTCGGCATGACCTGCGAAGAGGCTATTGCCGGCGCCACCCTGCACGGTGCCCGGGCCCTGGGCATCAATGGAACCAAGGGCAGTCTTGAGCCGGGCAAGGACGCGGACATCACCC
This window harbors:
- the hutI gene encoding imidazolonepropionase is translated as MPDRFPSLCDLLFTHANLATMAAGKYHIKKDAALAVSGKTIAWIGAMANLPEEAASLAKTVIDCEGKWLLPGFVDCHTHMVWGGSRSNEFEMRLKGASYGEIAAQGGGIASTVSATRAASAEALLAIGLKRAHHFLTQGITCFEVKSGYGLDMDSELKMLSVVREMDRTCPQDIHATFLGAHALPPEYKGRQGAYTDLVVEEMLPAVKAQGVASAVDVFCEKIAFSREETRRIFKTATDMGFGLKLHAEQLSDCDGAALAADFKALSCDHLEYLSPTGAKAMAENGVIPVLLPGAFHYLKEIKIPPMELFRSLDMPMALATDLNPGTSPVFNMTLVLNLACILFGMTCEEAIAGATLHGARALGINGTKGSLEPGKDADITLWDMEAPSDLCYLSGLLSPELVVTGGKIEYKN
- the hutC gene encoding histidine utilization repressor; translated protein: MENGGAPYALYQKIKQSIIRDIDSGTLKPDDRVPSETQLAKSFSSSRMTANRALKELTEEKRIVRIQGVGTFVARPKPEAALLEIKSIAEEIRAWGGEHISDVICMKAEVSPSDVSLKLELPLGSEVFHTVMVHRDRKVPVQYSERWVNPAVAPEFLEQDYSVTTPSDYLLEVAPLQEAEHEIEAILPDRTVASFLAIDPGTPCLRLTRRTWALDQVATFSHIISPGDRYTLKGRFQRQ
- the ftcD gene encoding glutamate formimidoyltransferase, which produces MKKIIECVPNFSEGRDEKVIGAIAEAIRNTQGVTLVDVDPGKSTNRTVYTFVGDETAIVEGALAGARVAREMIDMRHHKGEHPRFGAMDVCPFVPVAGVTMQECAEIAKAFAKRAADELKVPFFLYEEASDRDYRKKLPDVRRGEYEGLDEKLKDPKWAPDFGPAEFVPAWGATATGARMFLIAYNVNLLATSNQAHRIALDLREAGRGPRQPGKLKDVKGMGWYMDEYNLAQVTVNLNNYKVTPLHVLFEEVKEKARELNIAVAGSEVVGVVPLASLLMAADYYIEKEGLFIYQEEQKIRLAVERLGLNSVAPFNPKEKIIEYIVAEAPDEPLASLSVREFIQEVAARTSAPGGGSASALMAAMGAGLGAMVAKLTQGVRKFEDREAHMQAAIPVLHDLTQSLIPMIDKDTHAFNEYMDGLRMPKSTEKEKTARKAKMQAGLKTAVQVPLNTMRLGEKAWNALCETAKYGNPASKSDVQVGARALETGIWGAFQNVLINIAGIEDEVFKEKTMAEAKAIETRSREKCAEVLAILEKN